The Glycine soja cultivar W05 chromosome 9, ASM419377v2, whole genome shotgun sequence sequence AGAATCACctgttattcatttttttttctttttctgtttaagACATTTCTGTAGTACCAATATTAGACAAATCCACACTCAAAAAATCATCAGATACTTTCTAAGATCCTCAAAGCCACCTTAAGTAAAATTCCAACCTCATTCTTAAAGTCTCCAATCACATAAATACTTCGTTTGCCAAACACTCATACATCAGAAGAAGCTTCCTATTTtcttaaatagttaaattaccTCCAAAACTCTACATCCCACAAATTCAATCAACATCTAGTAATACCTAAATTCCCACCCAACTCATGCAATAACACCCCTTTCTAGCAACCAAGTATCAACATTCAACCTTCCAACCATCTCCCAAACCACATCCTCATCCTTTCAATTCCAACACcagcattaaaaaaaatgcttcatTTTCCCCAGTTCAGCAAAACAACACACAGTGACACAcataccaaacaaaaaaaaaacaaaaacaaccggttttttttttaaaataaaacttgaagAATTGACAAGAACTAGGGTTGGATATCACCGGACACCTCATCACGTGGTTTTGCATCCGCGGCGGAAGCATGGTGACGTGGCGGAGACTGAGACCTATGCCGGCTCCTCCCATTGCGGTCACGCTCCGGCGACCTCTCGTGCCTCGACCGCAACGACTTGTTACTCCTTCCGCCACCGTCATCGTTCTCCATTCTCTTCTCCGATTTGCTACTCCTTCCCCCACCGTCTTCGTACTCCATTTTCTTATCCGATTTGCTACTCCTTCCGCCACCGTCTTCGTACTCTGTTCTCTTCTCCGATTTGTTACTCCTTCCGTTACTCTCATCGTTCTCCGTTCTCTTCTTCTCCCTCCGCTCACCGGCTTCCCTCTCGGAGCCTCTCCCTCTGCTACCATCGCCATGGTTCCTCTCGTTCTCTCGAGGCTCCCGCTCGCGTTCGGATTGACCTTTCTTCAGCCGCTTCGTCCGCAGAGACGGAGAGGGCGAGCGAAGTGGAGAATCCGGCGAACCGTACCGAACCGGTTTGGCCGTACTGCAGCCGGAATGCTCGTGCTTGTCTCGTAGAGGCGGAGAGACGCTGCTGCGGTGGCTCCGGTGGCGGCGTGAGGAGGAGGGAGAGTGGTTGCTGGAAGAGTGACGGCCCATAGTAGTAACGGTGGAGGTGCTGTATCAGAATAATCCCAAGTTCCAGAACGGTGGTTAAGTTACTAACACCACAATGTCAAGCGTTGAACATTGTTATTTGCTTATTGCTTACACGCTCTGTGATCGCGATTGATTCAGATTCTCTATTGTGTGGTGAGTTCAAAATTTCGTGGTTTAGGGTTTATCAATCTCAGTCCAAACGATGCGAGGactaatttttccttttcttttggtttaatttcggtaaattttcattcttttttctttcttttttcaatacTTGCTGCaatactatttttatataaaaattgattaattaactaGTAACTTgacatacataaatatttattattatgtaaatataaaaaaataattatatgtaaatatatatttttgttatatattaaaatatatgaacttaaatatgttttaagtctctttaatatatgttattttctattttctgaaacaaaaaattattttttaatcctcaaagttataaaatatttatggataaatatttaatttggtttttaaaagtataatttgttGATATCTAAGTCCTTGAaagatacaaaattatttttgagttGATCACATGTTAGTTTGATATGTCATATTTAATCTCCATATCGATGTGACATATGATGATCAATTTGTTATTACAAAAGATTGTCAAATGAGATGTTAACTCAACAAGACTCATTTGTCATGAAAAAATCAAAGGATCATTTTGTCTAATCTCTCTTTACATAGTATCATATCAAACACTtcaactctatttttcttttaccaaATATAAAACACTTCACAGTTTACTCTTGACAAGATTTATTGATTGTGGTAGCATATTATATAGCTTCTGCGCTTCTGCGCTTCTGCCTCAGCTCACCAAGGTTTATGAAACTTAGGTTCGTTGGGCAACAAATTGTGATCATTTCACTTATAGCGTGAATAAACTGAATTTTATAGAACTGTAATAGCAAAGTGAAAAACCACATTATTTTTACCATTTAGaccataatattttattgttaagaaGCTTATATCAATCCTATTGGACAAGTACAACTAGACTAGacccatcattttttttcaatacaccCAACCAACAGTGAGAGGAGAAAACCAAAAATATCCTTCTATATAATCTCATACGgatgggtgttgctaggtgcacccagcaacattgttggtggacctagcactTTTAGTGAATGGATAAAATTGtccttcattaattttaaataaaaaaagtgtcacTCTTCTTccgttcatcttcttcttccgcaACTTCTtctattcatcttcttcttccgcaACTTCTTttgttcatcttcttcttccgcaAGTTCTTCgcattcatcttcttcctcaAGGTGCTTGGCATTCCTCTTCTCTTCCGCAAGGTGCCTCGTGTTCATCTTCAGCGCCACTGTGCCTGTTCGTCTTCTTCTGCAGCCATTTCCACCTGTGTTTCGTTCGTTCTTCTCCGACGTCGAGGTTAATTTCGTTTCCTTTTCCTTTAATGGCTTTTTCCATTGATTATGGTTGTAGGGTAGAGGACTTAGAGCTTAGGTGCTTCCATGGAAT is a genomic window containing:
- the LOC114368079 gene encoding FHA domain-containing protein DDL-like isoform X2 — translated: MGRHSSSNHSPSSSRRHRSHRSSVSPPLRDKHEHSGCSTAKPVRYGSPDSPLRSPSPSLRTKRLKKGQSEREREPRENERNHGDGSRGRGSEREAGERREKKRTENDESNGRSNKSEKRTEYEDGGGRSSKSDKKMEYEDGGGRSSKSEKRMENDDGGGRSNKSLRSRHERSPERDRNGRSRHRSQSPPRHHASAADAKPRDEMTNAREAEQMDDEDDSIRKMKAAEEALEEKQKQKPSFELSGKLAGETNRVRGVTLLFNEPPEARKPDIKWRLYVFKAGEVLNEPLYIHRQSCYLFGRERRVADIPTDHPSCSKQHAVIQFRQVEKEQPDGTLLKQVRIVPLNLNDITNLRKRTPLNLVTVVENMYYYMRILLGNRH
- the LOC114368079 gene encoding FHA domain-containing protein DDL-like isoform X1; its protein translation is MGRHSSSNHSPSSSRRHRSHRSSVSPPLRDKHEHSGCSTAKPVRYGSPDSPLRSPSPSLRTKRLKKGQSEREREPRENERNHGDGSRGRGSEREAGERREKKRTENDESNGRSNKSEKRTEYEDGGGRSSKSDKKMEYEDGGGRSSKSEKRMENDDGGGRSNKSLRSRHERSPERDRNGRSRHRSQSPPRHHASAADAKPRDEMTNAREAEQMDDEDDSIRKMKAAEEALEEKQKQKPSFELSGKLAGETNRVRGVTLLFNEPPEARKPDIKWRLYVFKAGEVLNEPLYIHRQSCYLFGRERRVADIPTDHPSCSKQHAVIQFRQVEKEQPDGTLLKQVRPYVMDLGSTNKTFINDSPIEPQRYYELKEKDTIKFGNSSREYVLLHENSIGQ